Proteins from a genomic interval of Stigmatopora nigra isolate UIUO_SnigA chromosome 19, RoL_Snig_1.1, whole genome shotgun sequence:
- the spry4 gene encoding protein sprouty homolog 4: MESRVPHHIPRVSSSIIAQPLLDNRVPYGHLHHPLTVYPIDQIKTTHVENDYIDSPAVISRQPSAQKAAGRRLNWAGPNPDGLVGANHNNHHNHHQQQQPHHDATTHPWISFSGRPSSISSSGSTSSEHRLLDHAAPNPTVDHHPNPHPHQSLVNTISGQAPGCSATSEAKVLAPLSSVSSCTSSTKSLDLKSGKLPALGQQGSSLIPSSPAEKKHLLLCEHCGKCRCTDCTIPRTLPACWVCNQECLCSAQSLVDAATCMCLVKGIFYHCTEDEDDEGSCADKPCSCSQANCCARWSFMAALSVVLPCLVCYLPATGLAKLGQKCYDNVSRPGCRCKNSQGVVPACKNGAVEAKAGTLEKQRQGS, encoded by the coding sequence ATGGAGTCCCGGGTTCCTCACCACATCCCCAGAGTGTCCTCCTCCATCATAGCTCAGCCTTTGCTGGACAACCGAGTGCCCTACGGCCACCTGCACCACCCCCTGACCGTCTACCCTATCGATCAAATCAAAACCACGCACGTGGAGAACGACTACATCGACAGCCCCGCCGTCATCTCCCGACAGCCGTCGGCTCAGAAGGCCGCCGGCAGACGGCTCAACTGGGCGGGTCCCAACCCAGACGGGCTGGTGGGGGCCAACCACAACAACCATCACaaccaccaccagcagcagcagcctcaCCACGACGCCACAACCCACCCGTGGATCTCCTTCAGCGGGCGGCCCAGCTCAATCAGCAGCAGCGGCAGCACGTCGTCGGAACATAGGCTGCTGGATCACGCCGCGCCCAACCCCACCGTGGACCACCATCCCAACCCGCATCCCCACCAGAGCCTCGTCAACACAATCAGCGGTCAAGCTCCAGGATGCTCGGCTACTTCGGAAGCCAAAGTCCTCGCCCCCTTGTCTTCTGTGTCCTCGTGCACCTCCTCCACTAAATCGCTAGACCTCAAGTCCGGGAAACTGCCTGCGCTGGGCCAACAGGGGTCGTCGCTTATCCCCTCGTCCCCGGCTGAGAAGAAGCACCTCCTCCTCTGCGAACATTGCGGCAAGTGCCGATGCACTGACTGCACAATTCCCCGGACCCTGCCCGCCTGTTGGGTCTGCAACCAGGAGTGCCTGTGCTCGGCTCAGAGCCTGGTGGACGCGGCCACCTGCATGTGCCTGGTCAAGGGGATCTTCTACCACTGCAccgaggacgaggacgacgagggcTCCTGCGCGGACAAGCCGTGTTCGTGCTCGCAAGCCAATTGCTGCGCGCGCTGGTCCTTCATGGCCGCCCTCTCCGTCGTCCTGCCTTGCCTGGTCTGCTACCTGCCGGCAACCGGCCTGGCTAAACTTGGACAAAAGTGTTACGACAACGTCAGCAGACCCGGCTGCCGCTGCAAGAACTCGCAAGGGGTGGTCCCGGCATGTAAGAATGGAGCCGTGGAAGCAAAAGCGGGAACACTTGAGAAGCAGCGCCAGGGCTCATGA